The following are encoded in a window of Panicum virgatum strain AP13 chromosome 5N, P.virgatum_v5, whole genome shotgun sequence genomic DNA:
- the LOC120676320 gene encoding mitogen-activated protein kinase kinase 9-like produces MVVAAADVPLQSSVSAAFSSRRSMLQLHPALALPVAPHEFFHWNTAAPRETTKKAPEGDELLRLSDLERVCYLGEGACGEVTKVRHRRTGAVFALKTAHYAGPGGAANEEAEALRRSDGSPHVVRCHAVLGGGGADAAAYVLELMDAGTLGDVLGRRGGRGVPERALAEVAARCLQGLAHVHSRGVAHLDLRPDNLLANSRGDVKIGDFSVSRILYGRAGERRRVSVAVGSPMYLSPERFEPDAHAGPSGAIAADVWGLGITVLELFLGRRPFLAPGVRPSFEMLRQAICDGEPLSALGSAAASPELRGFVAACLHKDPRRRATVAQLLAHPFVARRHVDESRRALRELIAETLE; encoded by the coding sequence ATGGTAGTGGCTGCGGCGGACGTCCCGCTCCAGAGCAGCGTCTCCGCCGCCTTCTCGTCCCGGCGCTCGATGCTTCAGCTTCATCCGGCGCTCGCGCTCCCCGTCGCGCCGCACGAGTTCTTCCACTGGAacaccgccgcgccccgcgAGACAACCAAGAAGGCGCCGGAGGGCGACGAGCTGCTGCGGCTGTCGGACCTGGAGCGGGTCTGTTACCTCGGCGAGGGCGCCTGCGGCGAGGTCACCAAggtgcgccaccgccgcaccggCGCCGTGTTCGCGCTCAAGACGGCCCACTACGCCGGGCCCGGCGGCGCAGCGaacgaggaggccgaggcgctcCGCCGGTCCGACGGGTCCCCGCACGTCGTGCGCTGCCACgccgtcctcggcggcggcggcgctgacgcgGCCGCGTACGTGCTCGAGCTCATGGACGCCGGGACGCTCGGCGACGTCctcggccgccggggaggtcgCGGGGTCCCCGAGCGCGCGCTGGCCGAGGTGGCCGCGCGGTGCCTCCAGGGGCTGGCCCACGTGCACTCCCGCGGCGTCGCGCACCTCGACCTGAGGCCCGACAACCTCCTTGCCAACTCCCGCGGCGACGTCAAGATCGGCGACTTCAGCGTGTCCCGGATCCTCtacggccgcgccggcgagcgacgCAGGGTCTCCGTCGCCGTCGGCTCGCCCATGTACCTGAGCCCCGAGCGGTTCGAGCCCGACGCACACGCCGGGCCGAgcggcgccatcgccgccgacgtCTGGGGCCTCGGCATCACGGTCCTGGAGCTCTTCCTGGGACGGCGCCCTTTTCTCGCCCCAGGGGTGAGGCCGTCGTTCGAGATGCTGAGGCAGGCGATCTGCGACGGGGAACCACTGTCAGCACTCGGGAGCGCGGCAGCGTCGCCGGAGCTGCGCGGGTTCGTGGCCGCGTGCCTGCACAAGGACCCGAGGCGGCGCGCCACGGTTGCGCAGCTGCTCGCGCACCCGTTCGTCGCGCGACGCCACGTCGACGAGTCGCGCCGGGCGCTGCGGGAACTCATCGCGGAGACGCTGGAGTAG
- the LOC120672221 gene encoding 60S ribosomal protein L6, mitochondrial-like has protein sequence MEAKFFRLLKVVGVGFKARSESQGRKLFLELGYSHEAHEVRFTAPPAVRVLICCIGIDKDRVHQFAGAVRSCKPPDVYKGKGILYIDEVIKRKWG, from the coding sequence ATGGAAGCCAAGTTCTTCCGGCTTCTTAAGGTTGTGGGGGTCGGTTTCAAGGCGAGGTCAGAGAGCCAAGGCCGTAAGCTGTTCCTGGAACTGGGCTACAGCCACGAGGCCCACGAGGTGCGGTTCACCGCCCCGCCCGCTGTCCGCGTCTTAATCTGCTGCATCGGCATCGACAAGGACAGGGTTCACCAGTTCGCCGGCGCCGTCCGGAGCTGCAAACCCCCTGACGTGTACAAGGGGAAGGGCATACTGTACATCGACGAGGTCATCAAGCGGAAGTGGGGATGA
- the LOC120676943 gene encoding 60S ribosomal protein L6, mitochondrial-like, translating to MEAKFLRLLKLVGVGFKARSESQGRELFLKLGYSHEVQFTAPPAVRVFCFKHIICCIGIDKDRVYQFAGAVRSCKLPEVYKGKGILYIDEVIKLKPIKKERKPK from the coding sequence ATGGAAGCCAAGTTCTTGCGGCTTCTGAAGCTCGTGGGGGTCGGTTTCAAGGCGAGGTCAGAGAGCCAAGGCCGTGAGTTGTTCCTGAAACTGGGCTACAGCCACGAGGTGCAGTTcaccgcaccgcccgccgtCCGCGTCTTCTGCTTCAAGCACATAATCTGCTGCATCGGCATCGACAAGGACAGGGTTTACCAGTTCGCCGGCGCCGTCCGGAGCTGCAAACTCCCAGAGGTGTACAAGGGGAAGGGCATACTGTACATCGACGAGGTCATCAAGCTGAAGCCCATTAAGAAGGAGCGAAAGCCGAAGTGA